Proteins found in one Mixophyes fleayi isolate aMixFle1 chromosome 8, aMixFle1.hap1, whole genome shotgun sequence genomic segment:
- the LPAR3 gene encoding lysophosphatidic acid receptor 3, with the protein MNVCHYDKRMDFFYNQSKSQTEDDWTGTKLILLFCFGACCCLFIFISNLLVIAAVVINKRFHYPFYYLLANLAAADLFSGIAYVFLMFHTGPVSKTLTVHRWFLRQGLLDTSMSASLANLLVIAVERHMSVVRMRIHSNLTKRRVTCLILLIWIVAIFMGAVPTLGWNCICNITTCSSLAPIYSRSYLTFWTVSNLAVFLIMVVVYLRIYMYVQRKTNVLSPHTTGSISRRRTPIKLMKTVMTVLGAFVVCWTPGLVVLLLDGLNCTQCGVQQVKRWFLLLALMNSVMNPVIYSFKDDEMWRTFKGMICCSIYGGNRRSSRLPSMVHSTRSTDTTTSHYLEELNNQFPPEIKK; encoded by the exons ATGAACGTCTGTCACTATGATAAACGAATGGACTTCTTCTACAATCAGAGCAAGTCACAGACCGAGGACGACTGGACAGGGACCAAGttgattttattgttttgcttTGGAGCCTGTTGCTGTTTGTTTATATTCATCTCTAACCTGTTAGTCATTGCCGCGGTTGTTATCAACAAGAGATTCCACTATCCGTTCTACTACCTGCTGGCCAACTTAGCGGCTGCGGACTTGTTCTCTGGGATCGCCTACGTTTTCCTAATGTTCCATACAGGACCCGTGTCTAAAACACTAACCGTACATCGGTGGTTTCTCCGCCAGGGCCTCCTGGACACGAGCATGTCGGCGTCGTTGGCCAATCTTCTGGTCATTGCAGTTGAGAGACATATGTCAGTGGTGCGAATGAGAATTCATAGCAACCTTACGAAAAGGCGAGTGACGTGTCTGATTCTGCTGATCTGGATTGTGGCCATTTTTATGGGTGCAGTCCCCACTCTAGGCTGGAACTGTATCTGTAACATAACCACATGTTCCTCCCTGGCTCCCATCTACAGCAGGAGTTACCTCACTTTCTGGACTGTCTCCAATCTGGCTGTTTTTCTAATCATGGTGGTGGTTTATCTGAGGATCTACATGTACGTGCAGAGAAAGACCAACGTTTTGTCTCCACATACCACTGGCTCAATTAGTCGAAGACGGACTCCGATAAAGTTGATGAAGACGGTCATGACTGTATTAG GCGCGTTTGTCGTATGCTGGACACCAGGGCTGGTTGTCCTTCTCCTTGATGGCCTCAACTGCACTCAATGTGGAGTGCAGCAAGTCAAAAGGTGGTTTCTCCTGCTTGCCTTGATGAATTCCGTCATGAATCCCGTCATCTATTCCTTCAAGGACGATGAGATGTGGAGAACCTTTAAAGGAATGATTTGCTGTTCCATTTACGGGGGGAACCGGCGCTCTTCTAGGCTGCCATCTATGGTACACAGCACAAGGAGTACGGACACCACCACCAGTCATTATTTAGAAGAACTTAATAACCAATTCCCACCAGAAATTAAAAAATAG